The genomic segment ATCCACGGAGCAGAACAAGAAGGAAGACACGGCCCAGGACGAAACCGAGAGCGACGATGCCGAAAAGACGGCAAGCGGCTCCGGCAGCGCATCCAAGCAAGCCGGCGGTTCGAGCCAGGCGGCAAGCTCGACAAGCAGTGAGGACGAAATCGAGGATCTCGAGCAGGAGATAGAAGAGCTGGAAAAGGAAATTCAGGCCCTGCAGGCCAAGGCTGCCAGTGACGAGGATGCCAAGACGCAGCTCCAGTCAAAGCGCGTGCAGCTTCAGCTCAAGCAGGCGGAATTGGTCCTTCTTGAGGACTCGCAGGAGTAACGTTTTCGTACGCTTGCCCGTTTGCACGGACGACAGCGCCAACCGGGAGCACGAGGCTCCGGCCCAAACGCGACGAGAAACTACAGGGCCGGCCAGCGCGATGTTGGCCGGCCTTTTCGCTTCAGTTCATGCCGCCTTGCCATGCGCCGACAAGTCATTAGAATCGGTGTTTCGCACTATGAATGCACCAGCCGCCCTCCCGATATTCGCGCAAGCGGAGCACGAACAGCTCATGTCGAACCGCTCGCAATCGACCGGGACTCGGCGGCACTGATACGGAGATTGCAATGACCGAAGCGACGCGCCTTTTCATGTACGGTAAGATCCACCGCGCCACAGTGACCGGCGCGGATGTCGATTATGTCGGTTCCATCACCGTGGACCCGCTGCTGCTGGCCGCCGCCGGCATCTATCCGCACACCATGGTCGACGTGGTCAGCGTGACCAGCGGCGAGCGCATCCAGACCTATGTCATCGAGGGTCCGGCGGGCGGCGGGGACATCTGCCTCAACGGCGCGGCTGCCCACAAGTTCCGCGCGGGCGACCTGGCCATCATCATGGCCTACGAGCAGGTCCCGTTGAGCCAGCTTCCAGGCCGCGTCAGCCGGGCCGTGCACGTGGACGGCCGCAACCGACTTGTGTCCGTAGACAAGCACGTAACCCCCAGCCTGGACGACCTGGGGCGCAACAGCCGCTTGGGCGAGAAGTACCGGAGCGTCCCGGAAGCCGAAAAAGCCTGAGCAGCCCTGGCCGCGCTACCGGGCTTTACTCTACCGGCGTGTTCCCTTAGCAAGGGCCGGTCGCATTCATAGCGCGGGAGAGCCGGCCTGATGACAGGCGCACGTTCCTCGCGCCGACCACAATAAAGGACGCGCTTGCCATGTTCATCGTATCCGTGACCTACACCGCCGATCTCTCCCAGATCGACGCGCACCTGCCTGCCCATATCGAGTTCCTGAAGAAGCACTTCGACGCCGGGAACTTCCTGCTCTCCGGCCGCAAGCAGCCGCGCACCGGCGGGATCATCATCGCAGCCATGCACAACGAGCAGGAGCTTTGGTCCATTCTGCGCCAGGACCCTTTTCACCTGCACGGAGTGGCCGAGTACGCGCTGACCCGCTTCCTGCCTACCATGTCCCGCGAGGACGTGGCGTTCCTGAGGGAAGTGTAGAGGCGCCCTGCAGACCGGAGGCGCTTTTCATCCAATGGCTGGATTCATCCC from the Desulfocurvibacter africanus subsp. africanus DSM 2603 genome contains:
- the panD gene encoding aspartate 1-decarboxylase, whose protein sequence is MTEATRLFMYGKIHRATVTGADVDYVGSITVDPLLLAAAGIYPHTMVDVVSVTSGERIQTYVIEGPAGGGDICLNGAAAHKFRAGDLAIIMAYEQVPLSQLPGRVSRAVHVDGRNRLVSVDKHVTPSLDDLGRNSRLGEKYRSVPEAEKA
- a CDS encoding YciI family protein, which gives rise to MFIVSVTYTADLSQIDAHLPAHIEFLKKHFDAGNFLLSGRKQPRTGGIIIAAMHNEQELWSILRQDPFHLHGVAEYALTRFLPTMSREDVAFLREV